A section of the Alphaproteobacteria bacterium genome encodes:
- a CDS encoding radical SAM protein, whose translation MEKFSHPTHTATGETRAWIDLRGLTTLWFNTGTLCNLTCANCYIESSPRNDSLVYLTAEEVNSYLDEIAQDKLPTQEIGFTGGEPFMNPDIIPMIESCLERGFSVLVLTNAMKPMMRCKSSLLALNQRYHAQLTLRISIDHFSPELHEEERGKNTWQPMIDGVQWLVENNFTIDIAGRTRWNDDMDALRQGYAALFNRHKIPVDAQNAKQLMLFPEMDPQAEVPEITTKC comes from the coding sequence ATGGAAAAGTTTTCGCACCCTACCCATACTGCTACTGGCGAAACACGCGCATGGATAGACCTGAGAGGCCTGACCACGCTATGGTTCAACACAGGCACGCTATGTAACCTAACCTGTGCCAATTGCTATATCGAATCTTCTCCGCGCAATGACAGCCTTGTTTATCTCACCGCAGAAGAAGTAAATAGCTATTTGGATGAAATTGCTCAGGATAAGCTGCCAACACAGGAGATTGGCTTCACGGGGGGCGAACCATTCATGAATCCGGATATTATTCCCATGATAGAAAGCTGCTTGGAGCGTGGGTTTTCGGTGCTGGTTCTCACTAACGCCATGAAACCCATGATGCGGTGCAAATCTTCCTTGCTAGCGCTCAACCAACGCTATCACGCTCAACTGACCTTGCGCATTTCTATCGACCATTTCTCGCCGGAATTGCACGAAGAAGAGCGTGGCAAAAACACATGGCAACCCATGATAGACGGGGTGCAATGGCTGGTGGAAAACAATTTTACTATCGACATCGCCGGACGCACACGATGGAATGATGATATGGACGCATTGCGTCAGGGCTATGCCGCATTATTTAATCGACACAAAATTCCGGTAGATGCGCAAAACGCCAAACAGCTCATGCTTTTCCCCGAAATGGATCCGCAGGCAGAAGTGCCGGAAATCACCACCAAATGC
- a CDS encoding sterol desaturase family protein — MQVEIKIIVISVWFLLLFVAERRFPAIATHFTGQNTARLGRNGSFWLVNSLLSLSIILPLTQLASENAIWQRQANGGISMLLLDILLLEIWIYWWHRANHRLPFLWRFHQVHHLDAHLDSTSAIRFHSGEVVLSALARAGLIILLAIPFHHVLLFEMLILLHTVFHHSNIRVPQKLETALDWVVITPSVHRMHHHNIRADTDSNYGTIFSVWDRLFRSRNTGKFTPDMQIGVENAKEKSLGKLWKLPFISQD; from the coding sequence GTGCAGGTAGAGATAAAAATTATAGTGATTAGCGTATGGTTTTTGTTGCTGTTTGTTGCAGAGCGGCGATTTCCTGCAATAGCAACGCACTTTACAGGGCAAAATACCGCACGGCTAGGACGGAATGGCAGCTTTTGGCTGGTAAACAGTCTGTTGTCGTTGAGTATTATATTGCCACTCACGCAACTGGCCAGCGAAAATGCCATTTGGCAGCGCCAAGCAAATGGCGGCATAAGCATGTTGCTGCTGGATATATTGCTGTTGGAGATATGGATTTATTGGTGGCATCGCGCTAACCATAGGTTGCCATTCTTGTGGCGTTTTCATCAGGTGCATCATTTGGATGCGCATTTGGATAGTACCAGTGCCATCCGGTTTCATAGCGGCGAAGTGGTGCTTTCGGCGTTGGCGCGGGCGGGGCTAATTATACTGCTGGCTATACCGTTTCATCATGTATTATTGTTTGAGATGCTTATTTTGCTGCATACAGTTTTTCATCATTCCAATATCCGTGTGCCGCAAAAGCTGGAGACGGCGCTGGATTGGGTGGTTATTACCCCTTCGGTGCATCGGATGCATCACCATAACATCCGCGCAGATACGGATTCTAATTATGGTACGATTTTTAGTGTATGGGACAGGTTGTTTCGCAGTCGTAATACCGGAAAATTTACACCAGATATGCAGATTGGTGTGGAAAATGCCAAAGAAAAATCATTGGGTAAGTTGTGGAAGCTGCCATTTATATCGCAGGACTAA